A single Drechmeria coniospora strain ARSEF 6962 chromosome 03, whole genome shotgun sequence DNA region contains:
- a CDS encoding ZIP metal ion transporter, whose translation MGGMLLLLALCVVMALASFFAGALPLSMTLTQSQLRLITSIGVGILVGTSLIVIIPEGIEAAAMATSPSHIHNARSLATRAPWKFAMEKRQVHESTTPAIVAAKRDAVSGDALRQLVSNAATPLTAPASVRKREGGRAVDDSEPATTMPRKVAGEGEEDKGEGKKGKEKEKEKEKEKEKEKEGDEEGGVEGDGDGDGDGDAKHEEHFSIPGFEVGFSMVLGFVLMFLIDRIPRHATETFQSSAETTHMSLDNLGSGDGAGDPESVGFLDTLAPTPRSSRSMATTMGLVIHAAADGIAMGASSASSNMRLGFIIFIAIMIHKAPAAFGLTSILLRQGLSKRAARGHLIIFSLAAPAGALLTGMLVRVLGGDHIEGEHGQWWTGMLLLFSGGTFLYVAMHAMQEEGSLQPVNELGPGTNGYTEGPSANGQRKMRGPQMRDTLATVAGMFLPLVTQLGGHHHH comes from the exons GTGGTCATGGCTTTGGC CTCGTTCTTCGCCGGAGCTCTGCCTCTATCCATGACATTGACACAGTCGCAGCTGCGCCTGATAACCAGCATCGGtgtcggcatcctcgtcggcacctcCCTCATTGTCATTATTCCCGAGGggatcgaggccgccgccatggcaaCATCGCCCTCCCACATCCACAACGCTCGCAGCTTGGCAACGAGGGCCCCTTGGAAGTTTGCCATGGAAAAGCGACAGGTTCACGAAAGCACGACGCCCGCAATCGTGGCCGCGAAGCGCGACGCGGTGTCGGGCGATGCCCTGCGCCAGTTGGTATCCAACGCCGCGACGCCCTTGACGGCCCCTGCATCGGTGAGGAAGAGAGAAGGCGGGCGGGCGGTCGACGACTCTGAGCCCGCCACCACGATGCCAAGAAAGGTCGCCGGAGAGGGCGAAGAGGACAagggcgagggcaagaaggggaaggagaaggaaaaggagaaggagaaggaaaaggagaaggagaaggagggcgacgaggagggcggtgtcgagggcgacggggacggggacggggacggagaTGCGAAGCACGAGGAGCACTTCAGCATCCCAGGCTTCGAGGTTGGCTTTTCCATGGTCTTGGGCTTCGTCCTCATGTTCCTCATCGACAGAATACCCCGGCACGCGACCGAGACCTTTCAATCCAGCGCCGAGACGACGCACATGAGCCTCGATAACCTCGGaagcggcgatggcgccggcgatcCCGAAtccgtcggcttcctcgacactctggcgccgacgccgagaagctcgcgcagcatggcgacgaccATGGGACTCGTCATccacgcggccgccgacggcatcgccatgggcgcatcgtcggcctcgtccaacATGAGACTGGGCTTCATCatcttcatcgccatcatgaTTCACAAGGCCCCTGCCGCTTTTGGATTGACCTCGATACTCCTGCGGCAAGGGCTGTCGAAGCGTGCGGCGAGGGGACACTTGATCATCttcagcctcgccgcccccgccggcgccttGTTGACCGGCATGCTGGTCAGAGTCCTGGGCGGCGACCACATCGAGGGCGAGCACGGCCAGTGGTGGACCGGCATGCTGCTGCTCTTTTCCGGCGGGACATTCTT ATACGTCGCCATGCATGCCATGCAAGAAGAAGGTTCCCTGCAGCCGGTCAATGAGCTTGGTCCGGGAACCAACGGCTACACGGAAGGGCCGTCGGCGAACGGGCAGCGGAAGATGAGGGGTCCTCAGATGCGCGACACGCTCGCCACCGTGGCGGGCATGTTTTTGCCGCTCGTCACGCAGCTGGGGGggcaccaccaccattgA
- a CDS encoding pyruvate dehydrogenase E1 component alpha subunit, translating to MFSRAVRVPRAVSLGASARAAPFALAARSVTTDAASASLSHSVPQSDVEPFQVTLSDESFETYELDPPPYTIEVTKKELKQMYYDMVTIRQMEMAADRLYKEKKIRGFCHLSTGQEAVAVGIEHAITKEDDIITAYRCHGFALMRGGTVRSIIGELLGRREGIAYGKGGSMHMFCKGFYGGNGIVGAQVPVGAGLAFAHKYKDSKTASIILYGDGASNQGQVFEAFNMAKLWNLPALFGCENNKYGMGTSAARSSALTDYYKRGQYIPGLKVNAMDVLAVKAAVKYGKEWTAADKGPMVLEYVTYRYGGHSMSDPGTTYRTREEIQRMRSTNDPIAGLKRKILEWEITSEDDLKKIDKDARNHVNEEVAAAEAMVVPDAKPSILFEDIYVPGSEPQYIRGRTPDENFYFSK from the exons ATGTTCTCCAGAGCCGTTCGAGTTCCCAGGGCGGTGTCTCTAGGCGCCAGCGCCCGGGCAGCACCCTTTGCTCTGGCTGCTCGCTCCGTCACCACCGACGCAGCTTCTGCTTCTTTGAGCCACTCCGTCCCTCAG TCCGACGTTGAGCCCTTCCAGGTCACACTCAGCGATGAGAGCTTCGAGACATACGAGTTGGACCCGCCACCCTACACCATCGAGGTGACCAAGAAGGAGCTCAAGCAGATGTACTACGATATGGTCACCATCAG ACAGATGGAGATGGCCGCCGACCGCCTGTacaaggagaagaagattCGTGGTTTCTGCCACTTGTCCACCGGACAAGAGGCCGTTGCTGTCGGTATTGAGCACGCCATCACGAAGGAAGATGACATCATCACGGCCTATCGATGCCACGGCTTCGCCCTGATGCGAGGCGGTACCGTCCGATCCATCATCGGAGAGCTTCTGGGCCGCCGCGAGGGTATTGCCTACGGAAAGGGTGGTTCCATGCACATGTTCTGCAAGGGATTCTACGGTggcaacggcatcgtcggtgcCCAGGTCCCTGTCGGAGCCGGCCTGGCCTTCgcacacaagtacaaggacaGCAAGACGGCTAGCATCATTCTCTACGGCGATGGTGCCAGCAATCAGGGTCAGGTTTTCGAGGCCTTCAACATGGCCAAGCTGTGGAACCTCCCAGCGCTGTTTGGCTGCGAGA ACAACAAGTACGGAATGGGTACCTCCGCCGCTAGGTCATCCGCCTTGACCGATTACTACAAGCGTGGACAGTACATCCCCGGCCTCAAGGTCAACGCCATGGACGTCCTGGCCGTCAAGGCAGCCGTCAAGTACGGCAAGGAGTGGACTGCCGCCGACAAGGGTCCCATGGTGCTCGAGTATGTCACCTATCGCTACGGCGGTCATTCCATGTCTGATCCGGGCACCACCTACCGTACCCGTGAGGAGATCCAGCGGATGCGCTCAACCAACGACCCCATCGCCGGCCTGAAGCGGAAAATCCTGGAGTGGGAGATCACAAGCGAGGATGACCTGAAGAAAATCGACAAGGATGCACGGAACCACGTCAACGAGGAggttgctgccgccgaggccatggtcGTTCCCGATGCCAAGCCGTCCATTTTGTTTGAGGACATCTACGTGCCGGGAAGCGAACCGCAGTACATCCGCGGGCGAACTCCCGACGAGAACTTCTACTTTTCCAAGTAG
- a CDS encoding DNA ligase (DNA ligase (Polydeoxyribonucleotide synthase): MAPKQANLGYVKPSQSTLGKYFGAQGPAPQRQMMLSFATKTKTEKRDETVETADEDGERDMSAKENTDPEKDSMKRPIKREGQDEDDDAPVAKRARRSRVKIEDDDDDCAIDQKSRPLNKMERSSSPPSKDKGTMSPVPTSSQTKDCRPQSPPTAKECSKEEICSEVKCESESETEQPVVEEESKEDAAEARAKVQTQLTAKAKHPYPDWKAGDPVPYAALCQTFSLVEMTTKRLIIMEHCSLFLRQVIRLTPDDLLPTVLLMINKLAPDYAGVELGIGESLIMKAIGETTGRSLQVIKADQKDIGDLGLVAVKSRSTQPTMFKPKPLSVRGVHQGLMSVATVAGNGAQGRKVDGIKKLLSASDSRVTGKVDITKDKGGPSEAKFIVRFLEGKLRLGLAERTVLVSLAQAIVCHEAEKKGKMPTTTELENGESVLKTVYSELPSYDVIIPAMLKYGIMNLQDHCKLRPGVPLKPMLAKPTKAITEVLDRFEDQEFTCEYKYDGERAQIHYVAKDAPQELSQATAGASKAAADGVASIFSRNSEDLSRKYPDILEKLHTWVKGGTKSFVLDCETVAWDVDEKKVLPFQQLMTRKKKDVKSEEVKVKVCVFAFDLLYLNGEPVVQRPLRERRELLRGAFTPVDGEFSFATFMNGQELDEIQVFLDESVKASCEGLMVKMLDGTESGYEPSKRSRNWLKVKKDYLSGVGDSLDLVVLGAYYGKGKRTSVYGAFLLACYNPSTETYETVCNIGTGFSEQVLEELHSQLSQITIARPKPFYSHSSGTQHQPDVWFEPRYVWEVKTADLTLSPRYKAGSKEGVDPAGDKGISLRFPRFIKIRDDKKPDAATSSRQVAEMYRKQESVAKSKAPAVDDDFEY, translated from the exons ATGGCACCAAAACAGGCGAACCTCGGGTACGTGAAGCCCAGCCAGAGCACATTAGG AAAGTACTTCGGTGCACAGGGTCCGGCGCCACAGCGACAGATGATGCTGAGCTTCGCGACCAAGACGAAAACCGAAAAGAGGGACGAGACTGTCGAGACTGCCGATGAGGATGGGGAGAGGGACATGAGTGCCAAGGAAAACACAGATCCTGAAAAGG ACTCGATGAAACGGCCTATCAAGCGGGAAGGTcaagacgaggatgacgacgcccCCGTTGCTAAGCGAGCGAGACGGAGCCGAGTCAAGatcgaagacgacgacgacgactgtgCCATAGACCAGAAGTCTCGACCATTGAATAAGATGGAAAGGTCTAGCAGCCCTCCGTCGAAAGACAAAGGCACGATGAGCCCTGTGCCGACAAGCTCGCAGACAAAGGATTGTCGGCCACAATCTCCACCCACAGCAAAAGAATGCTCAAAAGAGGAGATTTGTTCAGAGGTGAAATGCGAGTCCGAATCCGAAACAGAACAGCCTGTAGTCGAAGAAGAGAGCAAGGAGgacgctgccgaggcccGCGCGAAGGTTCAGACCCAACtcacggccaaggccaagcaCCCATACCCGGACTGGAAAGCTGGGGATCCTGTCCCATACGCTGCGCTATGCCAAACGTTTTCTCTTGTTGAGATGACGACAAAACGGTTGATCATTATGGAGCACTGTTCCCTGTTCCTCCGGCAGGTCATCCGGCTTACCCCCGATGACTTGCTGCCAACCGTCTTGCTCATGATCAACAAGCTTGCCCCTGATTATGCTGGTGTTGAGCTTGGCATTGGAGAGTCACTCATCATGAAAGCCATCGGGGAGACGACGGGACGAAGTCTCCAGGTCATAAAGGCCGATCAAAAGGATATTGGCGACTTGGGGCTGGTGGCAGTGAAAAGCAGAAGTACGCAGCCGACCATGTTCAAGCCGAAACCGTTAAGTGTCAGAGGTGTCCATCAAGGTCTGATGAGCGTTGCAACCGTGGCGGGCAACGGAGCCCAGGGCAGAAAGGTTGACGGCATCAAGAAGTTGCTGTCTGCATCTGATTCCCGCGTTACTGGCAAAGTTGACATCACCAAGGACAAAGGTGGGCCGAGCGAAGCCAAGTTTATTGTTCGGTTCCTTGAAGGTAAGTTGAGGCTCGGTCTTGCCGAGAGGACCGTTCTAGTATCTCTGGCCCAAGCGATCGTCTGTCATGAAGCCGAGAAGAAGGGCAAAATGCCGACCACAACTGAGTTGGAAAATGGAGAGTCGGTATTGAAAACGGTATACAG TGAGCTTCCGAGCTACGACGTCATCATTCCAGCGATGCTCAAATACGGAATCATGAACCTTCAAGACCACTGCAAGCTTCGTCCCGGGGTTCCGTTGAAACCCATGCTGGCCAAGCCGACCAAGGCCATCACCGAGGTCTTGGATCGTTTTGAGGATCAAGAGTTCACgtgcgagtacaagtacgatgGGGAGCGGGCACAAATCCACTACGTTGCCAAGGACGCACCACAGGAACTGAGCCAAGCGACTGCCGGAGCAAGCAAGGCAGCGGCAGACGGAGTCGCCAGCATTTTTTCGAGAAACTCCGAGGACCTTTCGCGCAAGTACCCAGATATTCTCGAGAAGCTGCATACATGGGTCAAGGGGGGGACAAAGAGCTTTGTTCTCGACTGTGAGACCGTTGCGTGGGATGTGGATGAGAAGAAGGTGTTGCCTTTCCAACAGTTGATGACACGCAAGAAGAAAGATGTCAAATCGGAGGAAGTGAAGGTCAAGGTTTGTGTGTTTGCCTTTGATCTGCTTTACCTGAACGGGGAACCAGTTGTGCAAAGGCCGCTTCGCGAGCGACGAGAGCTCCTGCGGGGAGCCTTCACGCCGGTGGATGGCGAATTCTCCTTTGCCACATTCATGAATGGGCAGGAACTCGATGAGATTCAGGTCTTCCTTGATGAAAGTGTCAAGGCTTCGTGCGAGGGACTCATGGTCAAGATGCTGGACGGGACGGAGAGCGGGTACGAGCCTAGCAAGCGAAGTCGAAACTGGCTCAAG GTCAAGAAAGATTACCTTTCCGGGGTGGGCGATTctctcgacctcgtcgtcctgggGGCCTATTACGGCAAGGGCAAACGTACATCTGTCTACGGCGCATTCTTGCTGGCCTGCTACAACCCTTCGACAGAGACGTATGAAACTGTGTGCAACATCGGTACTGGCTTCTCGGAGCAGGTTCTCGAGGAGTTACACTCTCAACTGTCTCAGATAACCATTGCACGGCCAAAACCGTTCTATTCCCACTCATCTGGCACACAGCACCAGCCGGATGTGTGGTTCGAGCCTCGATACGTTTGGGAGGTCAAGACTGCCGACTTGACCCTCAGCCCTCGCTACAAAGCAGGATCCAAGGAGGGGGTGGACCCGGCAGGCGACAAAGGCATTAGCTTGCGATTTCCGCGCTTCATTAAAATTCGCGACGACAAGAAGCCCGATGCTGCGACTAGCAGCAGGCAAGTGGCGGAGATGTACAGGAAGCAGGAGAGCGTGGCGAAAAGCAAGGCGCCGGCGGTGGATGATGACTTTGAGTACTGA
- a CDS encoding voltage-gated chloride channel: MSGSSQNKNKRASSPLSSRSPPDSVHSVDDGDQLDLQDDADAVLDDDPIHVQQLNPPLSFKRKKRVPSQSTPSRLFTSLTGGLPSGHASHPSHAAGPSQRAGPSNIDGASKDNLSLDWHVEGPGRRVGYEDLTAIDWIFEYTKERQRLRVLSSSASGLVGYLRLLADASQIWIVLLLTGMLVGAIAAGIDVTTNWLGDLKLGFCSSGPEGGHFYLNKSFCCYGYDQGSKCAGWKSWSDALGIHAAGGKWIIGYLFYVAFSMTLAYCAAVLVQEYAVHAKHSGIPEIKTVLGGFVIRRLLSTWTLILAVGSGMWLGKEGPLVHVACCCANLFIKLFRNISDNEARKREVLSAAAASGISVAFGSPIGGVLFSLEECSSWPRIALPDDCTDLMQQLSYYFPDKTMWQSFVCAMTAAVALQAFDPFRSGKLVLYQTKYTAEWHSFEFVPYALLGIFGGVYGGLFIKANMTVARWKKDRGWVPGPIVQVLAVALLTALINYPNFYMKVQTSELVSNLFADCSRVLDDQIGLCKTGAASASTIILLVFAAVLGFVLSALTFGLHIPAGIILPSMAIGALTGRAVGIIMEIWVSNHPKFFVFSTCPPDGACITPGTYAIIGAAAALAGVTRMTVSIVVIMFELTGALTYVLPIMVAVMISKWVGDAFSRRGIYESWIHFNEYPFLDNSEETTIPDLSASDIMTRIEDLVVLTATGHTIASLNTVLEMHQYRGFPVVSDPREAILLGYISRAELSYNIRNATRPPRALGPETEAFFSHQPLADPRTTLDLRPWMDQTPLTLSSQTSLHLVVTYFQKLGLRYVLFNDRGVLQGLLTKKDAWYVLDGADETRRTEGSIITGGGAGVSNGNGLRRDRDENEERAFLREEEAMDDREDGEPML; this comes from the exons ATGTCTGGATCTTCCCAGAACAAGAACAAACGCGCTTCTTCTCCGCTGTCCTCCCGCTCGCCTCCTGATTCCGTCCACTcggttgacgacggcgaccaaCTCGATCTtcaggacgacgccgatgccgtcctcgacgatgacCCGATTCACGTGCAGCAATTAAACCCACCGCTGTCGTTTAAGCGGAAGAAAAGGGTCCCTTCgcagtcgacgccgtcccGCCTCTTCACCAGCCTGACCGGTGGTTTGCCCTCCGGCCATGCATCCCATCCCTCTCATGCTGCCGGCCCCTCGCAGCGAGCCGGCCCGAGCAACATCGATGGTGCGAGCAAAGATAACCTTTCCCTGGATTGGCATGTCGAGGGTCCTGGCCGGCGGGTCGGATATGAAGACTTGACCGCCATCGACTGGATTTTCGAGTACACCAAGGAGCGCCAGCGGCTACGGGTCCTTTCCTCCAGCGCAAGTGGCTTGGTGGGATATCTGCGGCTCCTTGCCGATGCTAGCCAGATATGgatcgtcctcctcctcaccggcatgctcgtcggcgcgaTCGCAGCCGGCATTGACGTCACCACCAACTGGCTGGGCGATCTCAAGCTGGGCTTCTGCTCGAGCGGACCCGAGGGCGGCCACTTCTACCTCAACAAGAGCTTCTGCTGCTACGGATATGATCAGGGCTCCAAGTGTGCGGGATGGAAGTCGTGGAGCGATGCTCTGGGCATCCATGCCGCCGGTGGCAAATGGATCATCGGATACCTCTTCTACGTCGCCTTCTCC ATGACTCTAGCCTACTGCGCTGCGGTTTTGGTCCAGGAGTACGCCGTGCACGCGAAGCATAGCGGCATCCCCGAGATCAAGACCGTCCTGGGCGGCTTCGTCATCCGAAGGCTTCTGAGCACCTGGACGCTG ATTCTCGCCGTTGGCTCTGGCATGTGGCTGGGCAAAGAAGGTCCTCTCGTTCACGTTGCTTGCTGTTGCGCGAACCTGTTCATTAAGCTCTTCCGCAATATCAGCGACAATGAGG CTCGGAAGCGAGAAGTGCTCTCTGCTGCGGCAGCGTCGGGGATATCCGTCGCCTTTGGCTCGCCCATCGGCGGTGTCCTGTTCAGTCTTGAGGAATGTTCCTCCTGGCCCCGTATTGCATTACCCGACGATTGTACTGACCTCATGCAGCAACTGTCATACTATTTCCCCGACAAGACCATGTGGCAGAGCTTCGTGTGCGCCATGACGGCCGCAGTTGCTCTGCAGGCCTTTGATCCCTTCCGCTCCGGCAAGCTTGTCCTCTACCAGACCAAGTACACGGCCGAGTGGCACAGCTTCGAGTTCGTGCCCTACgcgctcctcggcatcttTGGC GGAGTCTACGGCGGCCTCTTCATCAAGGCGAACATGACCGTCGCCCGGTGGAAGAAGGACAGGGGCTGGGTGCCGGGCCCTATCGTGCAGGTCCTCGCTGTCGCCCTCCTGACGGCCCTCATCAACTACCCCAACTTTTACATGAAGGTACAGACTTCGGAGCTAGTCTCGAACCTCTTCGCCGACTGCTCGCGCGTTCTCGACGACCAAATTGGCCTCTGCAAGACgggcgccgcctccgccagcACTATTATTTtgctcgtcttcgccgccgtcctcggcttcgtccttTCCGCACTCACCTTTGGTCTCCATATTCCAGCCGGAATCATCCTTCCGTCCATGGCAATCGGTGCCCTCACgggccgcgccgtcggcatcatcatgGAGATTTGGGTCTCCAACCACCCCAAGTTTTTCGTCTTCTCAACCTGCCCTCCCGACGGGGCGTGCATCACGCCCGGCACCTACGCCATCATCGGAGCcgcggccgccctcgccggcgtgaCCCGTATGACCGTCTCCATCGTCGTAATCATGTTTGAGCTCACCGGCGCCCTCACCTATGTCTTGCCCATCATGGTGGCCGTCATGATTTCCAAGTGGGTTGGCGACGCATTCTCGAGGCGCGGTATCTACGAGTCGTGGATTCATTTCAACGAGTACCCCTTCCTCGACAACAGCGAGGAGACCACCATTCCCGACCTATCCGCGAGCGACATCATGACGCGCATCGAGGACCTTGTCGTCCTCACCGCCACTGGCCACACCATTGCCTCACTCAACACCGTCCTCGAGATGCACCAGTACCGCGGCTTCCCCGTCGTCTCCGATCCGCGCGAGGCCATTCTTCTCGGCTACATCTCCCGTGCGGAGCTTAGCTACAACATTCGTAACGCAACCCGTCCGCCGCGCGCTCTCGGCCCCGAGACCGAGGCCTTCTTCTCGCACCAACCCCTCGCCGATCCGCGCACCACTCTCGACCTTCGTCCTTGGATGGACCAGACACCCCTCACATTGTCCTCTCAGACGAGCCTCCACCTCGTTGTTACCTACTTCCAGAAGCTGGGCCTGCGGTACGTGCTGTTCAATGACCGGGGCGTCCTCCAGGGACTCCTCACCAAGAAGGATGCCTGgtacgtcctcgacggcgcggaTGAGACGCGACGCACCGAAGGTTCCATCATCACCGGGGGAGGCGCTGGCGTGAGTAACGGAAATGGGCTGAGGCGTGACCGTGACGAGAACGAAGAGAGAGCCTTCCttcgcgaggaggaggctaTGGACGACCGGGAGGATGGTGAGCCGATGCTATAG